The Montipora foliosa isolate CH-2021 chromosome 1, ASM3666993v2, whole genome shotgun sequence DNA segment CGATCAAGATTCATTACTGTTCccttgtgttcaaaatgtcattAGGGCagtaaaaacgtgtttttcctatcctgaaaccttgaaaaacaagcttaaaattgctcagaaaaaaatcacataatttacattatttatcgcatagttggcctttctaatcgcatacAGTGCCctgcaaattttgcataatttacattttttcatcgcaccctatcagaaggcctgagatgatgatgatgatgatgatgatgataaattaTCAAACACAATTCAGTGAGGTTGACCtatcccccccaaaaaaaacccttggtgtttaaaaaaaaaaggaaaatttggtGTTTTGCCGAAAATGAGGCATTATGTTATGACCTAACCAGGCCCAATCATATTTCGGGTATCaaggaagtaatttttttccttgcccaatttttttttcttctcatgcactTGCAGCTCCACCAGCAAAATACTCACTCAAGCTCAAACAAGTGAGCCTGATTGCATGCTATATTTCATGCTAGATCTAATGCACTAGTTCTGTTTAACCAGCGTTCAAAGCCGATGCTGAATTTTCTTCCAGGCTCTTCTCGGACAATGTCATCTCGTTTCTTTTCCATACTTGGCAAGTCTTTTGTTTGCTTTGACTTTGCAGTTTTCCAGTCTTCAAAGGTCTTTAAGCCTCCCATTTTCGCCAATCTCTTGCTTTTTTGTTCCATCTCTTTTcttcgcttttcttctctttccttctgaagttgtttttgtttcttaaattttttctccTCCAGCCACTCATCAAATGTTGCTGACTTTGAACTTCCCTGGGATTTACTAAAAAACGAATTACTGGTAATAATCAAAGTGAACAGCACAAATTATTGtacattaaaattattttatggAATATGGGATAGACATTAAGAAAAGTACAAACTCATTCACCCTTTTGGGGTGCAGGGTTGGTGCATTGGTAagagtgggttgagtttgttggttctctactctgcaccaagaggtttttcttaataggtactccagttttccgctctcctcaaaacccatttgacttgatttgcattaactgTTAATTTCATTTGACAGACTGGCCCGgaaattagtgctccagcactagaataACTTTCCTTTCCCTTCCCTTAAAACTTTATTGAATACACCTCAGTATTTAAACAGGCTCGTGAGGCAAAGTGCTGTCCAGGTCAAGTATCCAGTTCAATAGGAAAGAATATCGAAATAAATGCCAGATTGATTATTAAAGccaatgaataaaaacaaatgaaaattcaGGAAAATGTGGGAAAAAGCTACATGTGCTCCAAATTGATATTGCAACTGCTTCTTTGGAACATGCTCTGACTGAAAACTTATTTGTCACCCAGTCTGTGTTCAGATAACAATCAACCTTCAATAACTGaaatgtgaaaaattgaaatcaaGGAGAAAGTAAATTacctttaatttaaaatataaaagaaatgtacatCTCTTTCGAAGCTGTATTCAAGGGTTATAATAAGTCCCACATTCTATGAGTTCAATCTATGGCTCAAGTGCAAAGTATTACAAGCCATAAATGGGCAGGTACAAAACTCAGACCGGATCAACTAGGTTCAAGAGAAAAACGGTTTTGTAAGCGGCCATAACTACTCAATGCCCGATTACACCAAGGTCAGCTTTAAGACTACAGTAGGGCTAGGGTGAATTTTATTGAGGtcttatccttttttttttaatgtcgaTCTGAGGTGGGCGATCCTATAATTGAGTCGATCTGGTCCGACTTTTTTACCTGCCTGGCCATAAATTATTGCAACCTACAGGATGGCTAGTTGTTCTAGCACTGAAGCACTATAGCTAATTGGGGAactgtcaactgaaattaacaattaatgcaaatcaagtcaaatactGGAGGTCACAGTAAAATATTTTATAACCTTTTTGGTGATCAAATCCCACAACCCGTCATGAGGTCAAACAACCAAGATGTGGAccattataataatatttactGTGGTACAGTGTACGAGAGTATTTACCTGCTGGTTAACCTATCCATAGAGCTGACATGAGGTAGAACTTGCCTCACAGACCCCCCTGTACTGTTCCTGGAAcctttattaaataaataaaaaagacaaACTTCAAGATAAAAGGTTGACCCCATGAAGTTGCTGCTACTGCACTGCATCAATAATGTTGTATGTGTCAACTTTTACAGACTGACACAGAAACATCAGACTAGCAAATTCAATAAATTACCCGGTAAATTACTAGTTCACTTAACATAGAAAATTTCAAAGGAGAATGATTTTTAGTGTTGACAGTTTTGATGACTGTCAGCTATATTTAGCAAAACTAACAACTGAAGGTGAATTGTCACGGGATGTTGGTTATGAGTCCTTAATGATAATCAAATGACAAATTGACACATAATTAGATGTCAGTTAATaatgaatacatgtacatgtacaacaaaCAAAGATGAGGGTCTATACCTGAGCTAGTATTTCCCTATCTAGACCCAACTGATCCCCACCCCTAACACAAGCTTAGGGGAGGGCGAGGCCTTGAAGAATATACTTTAATATAAACAAATCTGTCGAGTCAAAACCTGCCATAGTTCgcatttgaactttttggtTGGTTTATCCAAATTCCCCATCCTCCCACCCACACCCATCCAAAAGTTTGTCGTTGTTTTACTCTATTAGAACATACCGTTATTAATAGGGGGCAAATGATGAATATCTTCAAACGTTTCTTCAACAAATGAATCATATTTTGACTGGCCGGTTTCCTGCATCGGTTTCCTCCTTGGAGCACTGAATCCAGTCCCAGCAAATTCTCCTGGAGGCAACGTTTGGCAGAAATACACCTGCGCGTATTGTCCTTTTAACCATGTGGGGTAAGCCGAGTCAAACTGTTGATGCATCATCAGTGTTTTACTGGGTTTCCTATGTTTGGTCTTGGCAGCTCTGGTTTGCCACTGGAATAGAAATAAATGTCTTTCACTGTCTTTGAAACCCCATTGGCTTGCCACCATTAGAGCCGATTTGCCTTGCACGTCTATCTCGTCCATCGATGCACCTTTTTCCAGCATCAAATCTATAGCGTTGGAATGCCCTTGAGAAGAGGCGGCATGTAGCGGTGTGCGACCGAATGGAGTCTTCATGTTCACGTCAGCGTCTGTGTTGTCTGTTAAAATTCTGATTAAGTTGGTGTGACCACGATGAGCGGCAATAAAGAGGGCAACTGATGCTCTTTCCTTTGCAAGAGAAACTTTGTTTCTGTAACTTACTGGATCTAATGATTCCCAAGCTTTGTCGACTTCAACACCTTCTACTAGAACTTGATCCACGGCACCTCTACAGACAGCCGCCACAAGGGTGTCCCATATTCTCCAGAGTTTTAAGTTAATTGTCGCTCCAGAAACTACATCATTGTGTCTTAAATCAGAATCGTCAAGCATATCTCCTTCATCTAGATACTGCAATCGCTGTAAATTGTAAGGAATTCCAACAACTAGTTCAGCGTAACATTTAAGTTCCTTTATCTTCATTTCGGGGTGAACCTTCTTCAGTAAAAACTTTTCTCCCGCGCTAGCTATGTAAATGAATATATCAAAAGAAGCTATTTTAAGTCCTTTCTTGGTTTTCCTAAAAGTTGACATTGCATTTCGCTCAAATAACCCTAAGACTTCGATTCATCGATCGAATTCGCGATTTACCTCACAGCAGTCGCCATGTTGCCATTTGCAGTCCAAGTTTGTTTTATTATAGTTGTCACCGTAGCAACGCTGTCAATTTTAATTTACAACATTTCGCTCTTTTTAAATTGTCACGCTACATCTCGCGGCATAGGGCTGCTCATCATTTGTCGATACAAGCGACTACAACCTTGCTAGAAAGCTCATTgaacttttcagctttttgaggcccataaaattaatgtattttcaACCCCGACCGCTAGTTTTGAAGTTGAAGattttgtatatatttgaatTATTTGTTTCAATGTGGCATTGATAGCATTTCAATACGcttttaaatattgtatttaatttcattttaatatATAGCTGTAACATATTGTAAAACTGGATTGTACACGACCACACAAGCTTTCAGCTTTCATACGTATCGTGTATAAAGAAAGGCTACATACCCTACCTAGCTACCTACATGTAGCCGGAGCATAGCCAACGAGACGTCGCAGATGACCTCCCACTCGCCTTGGAGGTGACGTGTCACGGTACGGCGATGACGTTGCCAATGGAGGTGCTCATATAATCACCTTGAGAGAAGAGCTAATTTATCTGGCAGAGTTTGCTTCTGGCCCTAAGTAGGCGGCTTTCGAGCAATTTGGACCGTCAGAAGTGGAgttttatcatccttgcagtAACTGTCTGATAATAGTCAAATTGTAGTGCACCGCAGGTAAAAGCGTTACATTTATTTCAATGCATGAGATTGATAACGAACACATGTAAAGGAGACAAAGAATAATTATACGTTAGTGGTTGTGTTATGACAATTGATGAGATAAGGGTAACCGCAAACCCTTTGCTAACCGCAGTAATATTGTATTTCGATACCGCATAAAAGCTATTGATGTAAATGCTTTGGATTCGATTGAATGATTAGTTGGACTACGAACGAGTGTAGTAGGTTTTGAAGTTGTAATCGAGTGAAATAAAACGTAATTAATTAGAAAGATACAGTCCTTTAATCGGGAACCAACGTCGGGAGATAATTTCCCGCACAGTAACTTTGCTAAATATTCCGAGTGCGCATTTTGCGTTCTAGTATgacggtttttgtaccatgtgatcactatacTGCAAGCAAATTAAAGGGCGCATTTCCTTACTCAGGGTTGCTGTCCATCCACTCGCACCGGGTGCGCTACTCCCTCCGTGTTTTTCACCACTGCAGGTACCAGCTGTATCCGGGAGATGACGGTGCGAGAGACTGGT contains these protein-coding regions:
- the LOC137988143 gene encoding ankyrin repeat domain-containing protein 60-like, with the translated sequence MSTFRKTKKGLKIASFDIFIYIASAGEKFLLKKVHPEMKIKELKCYAELVVGIPYNLQRLQYLDEGDMLDDSDLRHNDVVSGATINLKLWRIWDTLVAAVCRGAVDQVLVEGVEVDKAWESLDPVSYRNKVSLAKERASVALFIAAHRGHTNLIRILTDNTDADVNMKTPFGRTPLHAASSQGHSNAIDLMLEKGASMDEIDVQGKSALMVASQWGFKDSERHLFLFQWQTRAAKTKHRKPSKTLMMHQQFDSAYPTWLKGQYAQVYFCQTLPPGEFAGTGFSAPRRKPMQETGQSKYDSFVEETFEDIHHLPPINNGSRNSTGGSVRQVLPHVSSMDRLTSSKSQGSSKSATFDEWLEEKKFKKQKQLQKEREEKRRKEMEQKSKRLAKMGGLKTFEDWKTAKSKQTKDLPSMEKKRDDIVREEPGRKFSIGFERWLNRTSALDLA